A single Phragmites australis chromosome 4, lpPhrAust1.1, whole genome shotgun sequence DNA region contains:
- the LOC133914401 gene encoding uncharacterized protein LOC133914401 yields MANSAGMGGGQVYPPPHGQAAVNQQHPPNNWADNDANTLLVVATLITTLTYQLGSNVPGGYWQDTQLSADGKTELHRTGDPVMRDLHRPRYWVFMAASWMGFAGSMLMTLSLLVRMPVISRQVRWSFAVAYASLVLTFIVSQSGTHLSLDILVWAVVVAFLWLMTSVRPEHRARIVGCLCCAGDN; encoded by the exons ATGGCCAACAGCGCCGGGATGGGCGGGGGCCAGGTGTACCCGCCGCCGCACGGGCAAGCGGCCGTGAACCAGCAGCACCCGCCCAACAACTGGGCGGACAACGACGCCAACACGCTGCTGGTGGTGGCGACGCTCATCACGACGCTGACGTACCAGCTCGGGAGCAACGTCCCCGGCGGGTACTGGCAGGACACGCAGCTCTCGGCCGACGGCAAGACGGAGCTGCACCGCACCGGCGACCCCGTCATGCGCGACCTTCACCGGCCAAG GTACTGGGTGTTCATGGCGGCGAGCTGGATGGGGTTCGCGGGGTCGATGCTGATGACGCTGAGCCTGCTGGTGCGCATGCCGGTGATCTCGCGGCAGGTGCGGTGGTCGTTCGCGGTGGCCTACGCCAGCCTCGTGCTCACCTTCATCGTGTCGCAGTCCGGGACGCACCTGTCTCTGGACATCCTCGTCTGGGCGGTCgtcgtcgccttcctctggcTCATGACCAGCGTCCGGCCGGAGCACCGGGCACGAATCGTCGGTTGCCTCTGCTGCGCCGGCGACAATTGA